From one Magnolia sinica isolate HGM2019 chromosome 18, MsV1, whole genome shotgun sequence genomic stretch:
- the LOC131233262 gene encoding 17.3 kDa class II heat shock protein-like: MDLRVVGLENPFFSALHQMLQDPHIPQDEEGPTRTYVRDAKAMASTPADIKEYPTKYVFEVDMPGIRSADIKVQVEDDKVLVISGERKREEDKEAKYVRMERRVGKFMRKFSLPENANVDAISAVCQDGVLAVTVEKLPPPEPKKPKTIEVKVV, translated from the coding sequence ATGGACCTAAGGGTGGTTGGCCTTGAAAACCCCTTCTTCTCAGCCCTCCATCAGATGCTGCAGGACCCGCACATCCCTCAAGACGAAGAGGGCCCCACACGAACCTACGTCCGCGATGCAAAGGCCATGGCCTCCACTCCTGCGGATATCAAGGAGTATCCAACGAAGTACGTTTTCGAGGTGGACATGCCGGGCATCAGATCGGCAGATATCAAGGTCCAGGTCGAGGACGACAAGGTGCTCGTCATCAGCGGCGAGAGGAAGAGGGAGGAGGATAAGGAAGCCAAGTATGTGAGGATGGAAAGGAGGGTTGGAAAGTTCATGAGGAAGTTCTCTCTGCCGGAGAACGCGAACGTGGATGCGATCTCGGCCGTGTGTCAGGATGGGGTGCTGGCTGTGACGGTGGAGAAGCTGCCACCTCCGGAGCCCAAGAAGCCCAAGACCATTGAGGTGAAGGTCGTGTGA